DNA from Amycolatopsis sp. DSM 110486:
TCATGGGGACTCGCCTGCACATCGAGGGCGACGTCACGATGGACGTCGAGTCGCACCAGCAGTTCGAGGACCACAACGTCGAAAACGGGCCCCGCATGTGGGACTCGATGGGCGCGCACGAGCCCGTCACGTTCACCATCCCGCCCGGCGGCAAGGTCACGATGACCATGGGCGCGTACCTGGCGATCTACCTGTACGACGGGAAGTCGACGCTGTTCCAGGCTCGGCACCGTGTCACCGCCTGGGGAGGCAACTGATGAGTAACCCGATCGAATTCATCGCGAACCTGGTCGACAAGCTCGGCCGGCCGGTGTTCCTGCCCAAGGGCATCAAGGACATCCCGAAGGACATCATCGAGCTTGCCGGGGATGTGTTCGACAAGCTCATGCACGGCACGCCGCGCGTGTTCCAGAACGACAAGGGCCAGACGGTGACGATCTCCACGCCGATCGTGTGGCTGCCGGAGTTCGAGCTCGGCGGCGACTGGAAGGAAGTCACGGACCCGAAGAAGATCGAGGAGCTGTCGAAGATCCCCGACCCGCCCGAGGACAAGCCGGTCAAGCCGCAGAGCGAGACCGACGACTTCGGCGACGGCGAGGGTGAAGGCGGCGGCGAGGACGGCCCGGCTCCGAAGAAGCGGGGGCGGTGACCATGACTGCACCGAGCAACGGCACCGAGATCATCGCCGATGACGGTTTCGGAGAGGGCGAGGGCGAGTAGATGCCTCGCTGCGGCTGCAACAACGGGCAGAACCTTGCCTGCACGTGCGCCGTGACGGCTGGTGAGGGTGTCGTCGTCACTGGCGACGGCACCCCCATCACCAACCCGTACACGGTGAGCCTCGCCCACACCGGCCCCGCTGTCGACGTCAAGGACACCACCACGCTGGACCTGTCCACCGAGGGCCAGGACCCCGCCGTGGTGTCCGGCGACGTGCGCCTGTCCAAGGCCTCCGGCAACGCACTCACGACCCGGGAAGACGGCCTGTTCGTCCAGGACGGCGGCGCCGCGTCCCCGATGTCGTGGCACCTGCTGTACCAGACGAAAGCCCAGGAGATCCCCGACGGGACGCCCACGGCGATCAACTGGGACGCGATCGACGACGGCCCGCTGTTCGGGCCGGGGATCGAGATCCCGTGGGACGGCGCCTACGTGTTCTCGATGCTGGTGCGGGTCGACGTGCCCGCGCCCGTGAAGCGCCTGTTCGCGTGGCTCGGCAAGGCCGGCGACGCATCGGTCGACGGCCGGATCTCGGTCGCCGCGCCGGTCGAGTTCCCGACGGCGAACATCTCGCCCGGGATCACGTGGACCGACTCGCTGGTGCTGAAGAAGGGCGACGTGCTGGCCCTGTTCTTCCAGCAGGAATCCGGCGCGACCCGCACGACCATGCCCGGCCGTACGAACACGCGGTTGTCCGCGCTGTACCTCGGCCCGGCGTAACAACTCCAGGGGGAACCAGATGGCTACGCACTACTACCGCTACACCGAGCAGGACGGCAAGCCGGCCTTCGCGAAGCTCGACCTCCCGGCCGGGCAGGAGCTGATCCTGCCCGTCGGCGCCACGGAGGTCACCCAGCAGGTCTACGACGCCGGGATGGCCGCGGCGCAGAAGGCGCTCGACGCGCTGACCGCAGGTTCGGACGCCGAAGCCCGCAAGGAGCTCGAGAAGCTCGACGCGGCGCGCAAGACGGTGCTCGACGCGCTCACCAAGCTCGGGCTGCCCGCCTCGGCGCTGAACACGCTCCTGCCCGGTCTGAACCTGCCCGACGACGGTGACGGGGAGGGGGAGTAGTGCCCAGCGTCTGCGTGAACGGATGCGGCTTCAAGGTCGACGGCGGCTCACTCGGGATCGACTGGGCCGCCCTCGGCGCCAAGCGTGGCCGGGCCGACTTCGGCGGGTGGACAGTCGCGCCGCCGCTGGGGAAGGTCGCGGACTGGTCGCTGATCATGACCTCGGCCAGCATCGCCTACAAGAACGTGTCGTGCCGGGCGCAGCACATCACGTTCTGGACCGTCGCCCCGGTGATCTACCTGCGGCAGGTCCCCGGCAACGACTGGAACATCGGCGTCACCATGGCCAGCAGCAAGACCGGTGACCCGGCCGCCGCGTTCCCGTCAGATGACCACTCCTACTTCCGGGAGCGGTGGCACCAGTCGTTGCCGGCCGGCACGAACAGCGAGAAGACGACGTCGTTCTGGTCGAAGGTCTACGACGACGTGGTGCAGCCGGGGGAGACGTTCTTCATGCGCAACGCCTTCTGGTTCTCCACCCCGTCGTTCGCGTACAGCACGGTGAACATCTTCAAGATGCCGGTCAACACGCTGCACTACCTCGCGCTGCCGGTCGCGGACTGAGGAGGGGATTCCGTTGACGACTGGTGTGTTCGACATCGCCGTGTACACGTCCTCAGGGCTGCTCGCCGCCGGTGTCGCGTGGAAGACACTCGCCAAGGCCGGCCGGTTCTTCCGCCGCGTCAACACGGTCGTGACCCAGTGGCTCGGGGACAAGGACCTGGAGATCCCCGGGATGCTCGACCGGATGGACGCCCACGAGCGAAGACTTGAGGACATCGAAGACCAGCTGAAACCCAAGGGCGGGAAGACGCTGCGGGAACGTCTCGACATCGTCGAGCGGGACGTGACCCGAATAAAAAAAGCCGTCCGGGCGGACGACAACGAAGGTGAGGGGGCGGACTGATGGCAACGTCGCAAAACGGGTGGCCGGCGACTGAGGATCGCGGCGAGATCGGCATCTGTGCCCTGTCGGTCAACAACGCCCAGTTCCCCGGCGGCGTGAAGGACGGGGACGTGCGCACCGTGCTGGAGTACGTGGCGAACCAGTTCCACGCCCGGGTCGAGCCGCTCGACGCGGATGCCTGCTGGGGCTACTACTACCGGCCGATCCGCGGCTCGCAGACGGTCAGCAACCACGCCTCCGGCACCGCGCTCGACTTCAACGCCCCTCACCACCCGCAGGGCAAGCGGGACACGTTCACCCCCGCGCAGATCGCCGAGATCCGGAAGATCCTCGCCGAGGTCGGCGGGGCCGTCACGTGGGGCGGCGAGTGGGACCCCGCGAGCGTCGACGAGATGCACTTCGAGATCTCCGGCGACGACAAGGCGGTCGCGGAGGCCGCCGCCCGGTTGAAAAGCGGCGGATCTGGACCCCGTCCGACTGTCCAAAATGGCGACAAGGGAGACCAGGTCAAGGCCGTTCAGCGCGCGGTCGGAGTCACCGAAGACGGGGTATTCGGAGGTGAAACCCTGGCCGCTGTCAAGAAGTTCCAGCAGCGCCACGGCCTCGCCGCAGACGGAGTCGTGGGCCCTGCCACTTGGGCTGCCCTTGACGGCGCTGGCGGGCCTGCTGGTGTGGCGCGCGCGACGCTTGACGCTGGTAGCAGCGGAGCAGACGTCACCTACCTCCAGAACCTGCTCAACAAGCTCTACCCGGCGTACTCGAAGCTCGCCGTCGATGGCCAGTACGGGCCGGCGACCGCCGGAGTCGTGCGGGAGTTCCAGAAACGCGCCGGGCTCGCCGTGGACGGCGTGGTGGGGCCGCAGACGTGGGCGAAACTGGCCGGAGGGTGACGACGTGACCGAACGGACGATGCGGGTGCTCGACGCCCAGACGGCCACACAGCACGTCGCGACCGGATCCGCGGCGGCCGGCACGGGGTTCGCCGGCTCGATCTCACTGATCCTCGTGTGGGGCCTCGGGCAGCTCGGCGTGCACCTGCCAGCCGAGGTCGCCGCGGCGATCGTGGCAGTGCTGATGACCGCGGCGGGGGTGTACGCGCCGAAGCTGGCGATCGCGAAGCTCGCGGCCGGCTTCATCGACGTCCCCCACGTCGCAGCGGACGTGGTGAAGGGAACGGTGGACGGTGCGACGAAGCAGGTTGGCGGCGCAGTGGGCGCGGTTGCGGGCGCAGTGGGTAATGCTGTGGGTGACGCTGTCGGCGGTGTTGTGGGGGGTGTTGCTGGCGGTGTTGCCGATGCTGTTCATCCGCAAGCTGCGGGGCCGAGGCGCACGCCACCGGCGCAACCGGGTGTTCGGGTCCCGCCGCGTCGACACCCGGGCCAGCGCAACCCGGCCCGGCAGCAGCCCGGAGGCGGAATGATCGATGTTTCGGCCGGGGTCGTGCCCCACGGCCGGCATCGCGGCAAGTGAACGCAACAAGGCCCCGGCGACTCTGAGGGGGTCCGCCGGGGCCTTGCGTTGCGTTTGTTCGGTTACGCTGAGGGGGAGTTAGCCTGCCGAACAGGTACTACTGTGCACAACGGTATCAACCGAGGTCAATACTCCGTCCGTGCGGAGTGGATCACTTCGCGTTCTTCTGGCTGGTCTGGCCGACCTTCCGCAACACAGGTACGGAAACCGCCACACCGTCCTTCGTCCGCTTGAATGCCTCGTCTGGCAGGTTCCACGGATGCGAGCGCAACAGCCGGCTGAACGCCGCCGCGCGCCGGGCGCCTGCTTCCCGACCCTCCGGGACCAGACCGGCCATGCGCCCCAGCTCGCGAACAAGCACGAAGTCCTGGTCGTAGTCGCGGAGCGCGAGCAGCACATCATTCACGGATGACTCGTCTGCCGTCGGCACCGTCTCGGCGCCGTCCTTCGCCGAGCGGCTCGGGTTCCACTCACGCAAACCGAGCCACACCTCCAGCGTCATCCTGTTTACCTCGAGCAGGTTGACGATCTGCATCTTCTCGACGCCTGCGGCGATGTGCTCGTTGAGGAGGTCCCGGAACGCGGCCATCGTCTCCGCGCTCTCGCGCTCGGCGTCGGCCTTGTCCTGCTGAAGCGCGGCGAATTCTTCCTTCGCCTGCTCAAGCGTCATCTCAGTGGGCTTGACGTTCTTGGCCAGGCGCCAGGCGCTGACCCGGTCGATCCCGAACAGCTCCCCGGCTTCCTTCGTGCCGACGCTGGCCGCGGTCTGCTTTTTGAGTTCGCGGAGGTCGTTGTCGATCAGCTTGAGGCGCCGCTTGGCGGCGTCCACTGGCTTCTTGGCGTGCTGCAACGCCCATTTGAGTACCAGCGTGGGATCGATCTCGCCGAGAGCTCCGGCCACGTCGGAGTAGCTCAGCCCGGCTTCGAATGCCTCGAAGGCCACGGCGCGAGCAACGTCGATGGCGGAATTCTCTTCGGTGTGGGCGCGCTGGATTCCTCTCCCGGCCTCACGCAGCTTGTCGCGGATGTCTGTCATGGTAGTACTAGACTATACGCAGACCGGGAGAGGTTATGCAACCCTGCTCAGGCTGCCTTGTTCAGGAGCAGCTGAAGGTAACCTGCTTCGCTGCCGAGCAAGTCGTGGACCTGGTCGGCGATCAGCTTGGCGACCTTGCCGCCCATGATCCCGTCCACCGACACCGTTCCCTTGACCAGCCAGCTGGTGTGTTCGCCGGCCGCCTGGAGTGACGTGTTCGCCGTGACCGGATCACCATCCTGATCGGAGAGGGCGGCCGACACTGTGCCGGCCGCGGTGTCGGCGCCGGTCTTGACCCACTTCTGTGTCAGGTTGACCACCAGGTCGCCCGGGTGCAGGTGGCGCGCGAGCCACGGCAGGCTGTCGCTCTTGATGGTCACCTCCGCCTTGTAGGTGAGGTTGCTGGCGTCGCCGGCGTAGTCGAGCAGCTTCGCGCCGCCCCCGCCGAACTGGTTCACGACCTGCTGGATGGAGTCCTTCGAGGTCATCGCGGTGTACACGGCGTCGAACGGATGGCTGAAGTCCGCGCCGTACTCAATCGATTCAGACATGAACCCAGGGTAGCCACGCGACTCCTCCGCGTGTTGGCGGCCGGAGCTCCGGAGCAGACGCCCGAATGGATCTTTTCAGTCCTGCTCAAAGTGCGTGAGTCTTGAAAGCCCGGAAACGGAAGGAGGGGAGCGAAATGGAAGAGAAAGATCTGTTTGTCGGCGACCGTGAACTGGCGGGCCCGCGTGACCGAGTCGACCTGTCGCACGGCGACCCGTCCACGTCTGGCGGTGGCGACGGCCACGGCGACGCGGGAGGCGATGGCCTGAACATCCCGGAGTGATCTGACGCACGTGCTCAAGGCGGCAGATCAGCCTCCATGACGCTGGTCTGCCGCCCCATCGAAAGAGGGGGACATGGATCATCACCTGATCACGGCGGTCGAGAAAGCACTTGGCTGGAACGGGCCGCAGAGCCTCGGCCAAGGGTTCGCGCACGGGAGCATGGCCGACCCGGCGCTGTGCCAGCGACTGCTCACGCCCACACGACTGCTCGACACGATCATGCGGCGGTCGCTGTCTTCCCCGCAGTTCCGGTGCTTCCAGAACGGCGAGGAGATACACCCGGACCGCTACCTCGCCGACGTCGCCACACGACGGGGACCAAGCAGAACGATGGCGCGGATGGACCGCTTGGGCCAGCTGATGAAGTCCGGCTGCACGGTCGTGCTCGACACGCTCGACACGTTCGACCCCACGATGGAAATCACCTGCCAGGCGATGCAGTGGTGGTCACGAGAACTCGTGCAGGTCAACGTGTACCTGACGACCAACGACGCCGCCGGATTCAACATGCACTGGGACGACCACGACGTCATCGTGATCCAGCTGGGGGGCGAAAAGTCCTGGGAGGTGCGCGGGACCTCACGCACGGCGCCCATGTACCGCGACACCGAACGGTCCACGGAGCCGCCCGCCGACGTCCTGTGGTCCGGCACCATGAAAACCGGCGACGTCATGCACATCCCACGCGGCTACTGGCACCAAGCAACCCGAACCGCGCGCGGGAACGGCTACAGCCTGCACGCCACCTTCGGCTTCGTGAAGCGGACCGGGGTCGACTGGCTGAGCTGGATGGCAGACCAATCCCGCCACCAGGAGATGTTCCGCCTTGACCTCGGGCGGTGGGCAGCTCCGGAGGACCAAACCACGGAAAGCTGGCGCCTGCTCTCGGCGATACCCGCCCTCACGGTCAGCCGCCCGCCGGCGGAGTACTTGGCCGCCCGCGAGCGCGAACGCCCCTCCCGCCGGCACGTCACCACGTTGGGCGTGTTCGGCCCGGTGACCGACGTGGTGTGCATGACGGACTTCCCACCTCAGTTCGAGCACAAGGCCGACACGATCGAAGTGCTGGCAGCAGGGAAGGTCCTGACCTTCGCAGCCCCGGCCGAACCCGTCCTCCGCCTGCTCCTGTCCGGTCGCCCTGCCAACCTCGACGAGGTCTCCCGTCTCACCGGGCTCGACGCGCACGCGGTTTCAGGACCGCTGCTCGAGATGGGCTTGTGCGCCGAGCTGACCGAAGAACTCGCATCCGGGTTTGCCGGCTTCGTCGACCAGGCCTGACCGCGCCGACCTACGGCCGCAGCTCCTGAAGCAGCACCTCTGCCGCTGCCTTCGCAGGCTCCGACAACGGCGTCGGCCGCCCGCGACGGTTGGCGATGCGGATCGCGTTCGCGCACACGAGCAGCTGCGACAGCTTGCCCGATCGGGTCTGCAAGTCTGCCGAGAACTCACGCTGCACCCGATCGGCCAGGGCGGAGTCCGGCAGGGACGACTGCCACAGAGTCGCAGCGTCGAGTCCGCGCGGTGCCTTCCCCCAGTCCTCCCAGTCGATCAGGTGGCCCTCGATCGACAGGTTGTGCCAGTGGACATCAGCATGAGCGGTCGTCCACTCGTCAACGGCGGTGTCCACGTCGGGGAACACCTCGCTGATCCGCTTGGTGAAGTGCGTTTGCGCCATGCCCACGCGGTCGGTCTGGTGTGTGGCAAGTGCGGCGAACGACTCGCGCGCGGTCGCCCACCACTTGTCCGGCAGGCCGGCCGCGGTTGCGAGGTCACCCACGACGGGCGCGGAGATGAACTCCACCTCGTCGGCACGCCACACGACGTTCCGGACCGCGTCAGCCCACGTCGTAGCCCTGAACCAGTCCGGCTTCTTCACCCCCTGGATCGTGGAGGCTGCCTCCAAGCCGACCCAGGACGCGCTGCTGATTCGCCAGTGCCCGCGGCGCTCGATCCTCGCCCAGGTATCGCGGCTTGTCCGGAATCCCTCCGTCGCACCTGATTCGCCGTAGACCACGGACGCGCGGTCAAGCTGGAGGTCGAACGCGCGCTCGACGAGGCGAAGAACGTCGTCGTGCTCGTGGTCGCGGACGTCGAATACGGGCGCGGGTGAGCTGGCCGTCAGAGCAGTGGACACGGGAAAAGTATTGCACGTGACTCGACACGGCGGGAGGGTGAAGTGTTACCGCTCCGCGTGGTGTTGGCAGTACATCGGCACGCCGACCTGCGGTAATTGCAGCGCATCGGCGAACCCTCGCGCTTCGCCCGTGTCGGCCACCGCGAGCGTCGTCCACGTGTAGCCGGTGCCGCGGCGCATCGCCGCCAGCGCCCGCACGCGCCGGTCACCTCGCACCCAACGCGGGCCTTCGGTGGACCAGTCGTAGCGGCTGAACGCCGCCCACGCGAGGATCCGCCCGTACCCGCGGCGCCGGTTCCTGGGCTCGACGTGTACGTGTTCGAGGACACCGGTTCGGTCGCGGTCGCAGATGGTCATCGTCGCGATGCCGACGACGTGGCCGGTGAGGTGGAGTTCGATCCGGCCGGACGCCGTCGTCGTGGGTGGTGTGGCGACGAGCTCAAGGCCGGCGCCGTCCGCTTCGTCGGGGGTGGCCTGCTCGTACGCGGGATCCTTGACGGCCCACACGTGATCCGGGTGGCCTTCGGTGCGGCAGGTTTCGCAGTGGAGGGAATGCAGCTGGAGTGCGGTGATCCACGAGAATGAGCCGTGTTCGGAGACGAGGTGCCGGCGAGGGCAGCTGTTCGGCGGGTGAATGACGAGACCACCCGTGGGCGTCAGTTCGTGCCACAGCGCAGGGCGGACCGGCAGGTCCTCGGGACCGAATTCGCTGCGCGCGCCTGACCGGCGCGTTCGGCTAGTGTCGAACACGCGTTCGACTCTAGCGCGGACTGGCGATCACCGCTCAACGCCTCGGAATCCACGCCACGCCACATGCCGCATCCGGCCCTCACGTGTCCAAGACCGGAAGGCCACCTCTCCCACGATGAGCGGCTCAACCCACCGTGTCCCGCGCGCATACTCGGCCGGCACAGGATCGGGGAACGGGCTGTCCGGACGACCGATCCGGGAGAGCAGCCGCTCCAGGTCGTCGAGGGTGTGCCGAGTGAAGCCGCTACCGACATCGCCGACGAGCCGCAACCGGCCGCCCTTCTCCCGCGCGCCCAGAACGAGGCTGCCGACCGTGTGCGCGCGGCTGCCGCGGCCGGGCCGCCACCCGCACACGACGACGTCCAGAGTGTTGATCAAGGGCCGCTTGATCCAGTCCCGGGAGCGCCGGCCGGGCAGGTAGCGGGACCCGACCCGCTTGGCGACCAGACCTTCCAGGTGGTGCGCTCGGGCGATCTCGAGCAGCCGCTGCGGATCAACGTCGCGATACGCCGGGGTGATCACCGCGTGCGGGGAGTCGAGCGGCCCCAGGCCCACCAACAACTCGCGCCGCCGCTCATAAGGCTCGTGCAACAGCATCTCCCGGCCGAGCATGAGCAGGTCGAAGGCGTAAAACGCGGCCGGGTGGCTCGCCAGCAACTCGCGCCGGGGTCGGAGCTGGTGGCGCACCTGGAGCAGACCAAAGTCCGGCCGGCCCTCTTCGTTGAGGACCACGATCTCCCCATCGAGCACTCCAACTCGCCCGCCGAGGGCGTCGGCGAACGCGCCCGCGAGATCGGGAAAGGATCGGGTGAGGTCGTTCCCATTCCGGCTCGTGAGCCTGGTGGCGCCGTCCGGGCCGACGCACAGGCAACCCCGGAATCCGTCCCACTTCCATTCCACCGACCAGCCGGAACCCGATCCGGCAGGTAGCTCGCCGTCGACGGCCAGCATCGGCGGGATGGCGTACGGCATCCCGTGAACGTCGACGTCCACCTGTTTCCGCATCGATCACCGCCGTAAAAGCACGAGAGCCCCGCCGGTTGACGGGGCTCAAGGCGCACGGGAGTTTCCTCACCGGGGTTGACTGTACCGCTGCCACAGGTCGGCGAGCAGTCGTGGAATCGCGGGGGAGAACCCGGCCTTGACGCACGCGCGGGCGACGATCGCGTAGGCGCTGGCGACGATCTCGGCTGGAACGTGGCCGGGGTCGGTCAGGGCGTAGAACGCGTCCGTCGTGGCCTCGTCGGATTCGAACAGTGCCGTTGTCAGGTCGTCAACGGGGACGGCAGTGCCGCTCACGCGGGCGGCGGCAAGGTCGGCCAGCAGGTCCGCCAGTCCCGCGTCCTGGTTCGCCGTTCTCGACCAGCTCGGCGAGTGGTCGGCCATCGCGGCGCGGGCGGTGGCGAACACCCACAGGGCGGCGGCGGCTTGGCGCGGGTCGTCGGTGACCAGGAATTCGCGGGCAGTGCCCTCGACCTCGGCGGCGATCTCGTACGGGGTGGTGGCGGTGGCGGTCATGCCGGTTGCCCTCTTTCGCGCCGTGGTTATGTTGGTTATAACCAACATATTTGTGTGATCGACACTACGTTGTCAAGAGGGTTGGATATGCTGGTTATAACCACGCCTCAAGGAGTTGGCCCGTGCACACCTACGAGCTCATCGCCCAGACGCTCGCGACCGAGATCGACAACGGAACCTGGCCAGCAGGCAGCCTGCTCCCCACCCTGGCTGAGCTGGAGAAACGGTTCTCGGCTTCGCGCATCACCGTGCGGGGCGCGCTCGAGCAACTCGACAAGCGGGGGTACGTCTACACCGGCCGGGCGGAGGGGCGACGCGGCACAGTCGTCCGCCACCGGGGGCGCACGTCCATCGTCGCCAACCTCGCGATCCGACCTGACCGGCCGAACAGCGACACCTCCGACGCCTTCATCGAAGCCGCCGAACTCGCCGGCCGGACACCCAGCAAGAGGTTCGAGCGTCGCATCGAGATCCCGCCCAAGGCGATCGCCGACCGGCTGGGCATCGCCCCCGATGAACCCGTCGTGGCCCGCACCCTCACGCAGCTGCTCGACGAGGAACCCTGGAGCATCGAGGTCGGCCACTACCCGATGGACCTCGCGCGCGAAGTCGGACTCGACGTCGAAACCGACATCAAGGGCGGTACCGCCCGTGCCCTCGAAGCCGCGGGCTACAAGGAGATCGCCCACTTCGATGAGGTCACCGACGAAACCGCGGACGCCGATGAGGCGTACCGCCTCGCTGTCCCGATCGGCAGCCCGTTGCTCGTGGTTGTCCGCACCGCGGCGACGGCCGACCGCGTCACCCGCGTCATGCGCTACCTGCGACTCGGCGGCCGTACCCGGCTGATCTGGGAGCAGGGCGCCCGCGAAGGGCTCGACGTCATCGCCGCCGCACGTAACCGGGGGACCGAGTGACCAGCTACGTCATGCGCCGCGCGGCGGCCGAAGACCTGCCGGCCGTCATGTCCCTGCTCGACGCACGAACGCAATGGCTGCGCGCACGCGACACCGATCAGTGGTCGACCCGCGCGTTCCAGCCCGTCATGGAAGGCGCCATCGAGCGCGGCGAAACCTGGCTGCTCTGCGAAGACGGTCAGGCCGTCGCGACGCTGACGATGAACACGACCGCCGACCCCGACTTCTGGACCCACGACGAGCAGACGACTCCGGCGTTCTACCTCTCGAAGCTGGCCACCAGCCTCGACCACAAGGGGCGGGGACTCGGCGCGCTACTGATCGACTGGGCCGCCGGCTACGCCTGCGAGCACGGGATCCTGTGGCTGCGCTGGGACGTGTGGCGCACGAACGTCGAGCTGCAGAACTACTACCGCAGCATCGGCGCGACCCCGCTCCGCGTCGTCAACATCCCGGGCCGGTACTCCGGCGCGCTCTTCGAGCTGAGCGCCACGCCCCGCGCGGACCTGGGGATCACCACGATTGCCCACACCGAGCAGTTGCCGCAGACCTAACTTGCCGGGGCCGGCCGCGGTGCCGTCCTGCGGCCACAGGATTGCTCGGCTCCCCGGCCGGCCTTTTCGGGTTGGTTCAGCCATCCAAACCCCGAGCGCAGCGTCGCACGCGTTCTTCCGCCGTGTCGAGGAACCTGGACATTCCCGTACACCACGAGCCATCGAGCACGCGGGCGTCCGGGTGTCGCACGGAGATGACGGGGAT
Protein-coding regions in this window:
- a CDS encoding peptidoglycan-binding protein, with translation MATSQNGWPATEDRGEIGICALSVNNAQFPGGVKDGDVRTVLEYVANQFHARVEPLDADACWGYYYRPIRGSQTVSNHASGTALDFNAPHHPQGKRDTFTPAQIAEIRKILAEVGGAVTWGGEWDPASVDEMHFEISGDDKAVAEAAARLKSGGSGPRPTVQNGDKGDQVKAVQRAVGVTEDGVFGGETLAAVKKFQQRHGLAADGVVGPATWAALDGAGGPAGVARATLDAGSSGADVTYLQNLLNKLYPAYSKLAVDGQYGPATAGVVREFQKRAGLAVDGVVGPQTWAKLAGG
- a CDS encoding DUF2505 domain-containing protein — translated: MSESIEYGADFSHPFDAVYTAMTSKDSIQQVVNQFGGGGAKLLDYAGDASNLTYKAEVTIKSDSLPWLARHLHPGDLVVNLTQKWVKTGADTAAGTVSAALSDQDGDPVTANTSLQAAGEHTSWLVKGTVSVDGIMGGKVAKLIADQVHDLLGSEAGYLQLLLNKAA
- a CDS encoding cupin domain-containing protein, yielding MDHHLITAVEKALGWNGPQSLGQGFAHGSMADPALCQRLLTPTRLLDTIMRRSLSSPQFRCFQNGEEIHPDRYLADVATRRGPSRTMARMDRLGQLMKSGCTVVLDTLDTFDPTMEITCQAMQWWSRELVQVNVYLTTNDAAGFNMHWDDHDVIVIQLGGEKSWEVRGTSRTAPMYRDTERSTEPPADVLWSGTMKTGDVMHIPRGYWHQATRTARGNGYSLHATFGFVKRTGVDWLSWMADQSRHQEMFRLDLGRWAAPEDQTTESWRLLSAIPALTVSRPPAEYLAARERERPSRRHVTTLGVFGPVTDVVCMTDFPPQFEHKADTIEVLAAGKVLTFAAPAEPVLRLLLSGRPANLDEVSRLTGLDAHAVSGPLLEMGLCAELTEELASGFAGFVDQA
- a CDS encoding GNAT family N-acetyltransferase; this encodes MFDTSRTRRSGARSEFGPEDLPVRPALWHELTPTGGLVIHPPNSCPRRHLVSEHGSFSWITALQLHSLHCETCRTEGHPDHVWAVKDPAYEQATPDEADGAGLELVATPPTTTASGRIELHLTGHVVGIATMTICDRDRTGVLEHVHVEPRNRRRGYGRILAWAAFSRYDWSTEGPRWVRGDRRVRALAAMRRGTGYTWTTLAVADTGEARGFADALQLPQVGVPMYCQHHAER
- the ligD gene encoding non-homologous end-joining DNA ligase — protein: MPYAIPPMLAVDGELPAGSGSGWSVEWKWDGFRGCLCVGPDGATRLTSRNGNDLTRSFPDLAGAFADALGGRVGVLDGEIVVLNEEGRPDFGLLQVRHQLRPRRELLASHPAAFYAFDLLMLGREMLLHEPYERRRELLVGLGPLDSPHAVITPAYRDVDPQRLLEIARAHHLEGLVAKRVGSRYLPGRRSRDWIKRPLINTLDVVVCGWRPGRGSRAHTVGSLVLGAREKGGRLRLVGDVGSGFTRHTLDDLERLLSRIGRPDSPFPDPVPAEYARGTRWVEPLIVGEVAFRSWTREGRMRHVAWRGFRGVER
- a CDS encoding GntR family transcriptional regulator, translating into MHTYELIAQTLATEIDNGTWPAGSLLPTLAELEKRFSASRITVRGALEQLDKRGYVYTGRAEGRRGTVVRHRGRTSIVANLAIRPDRPNSDTSDAFIEAAELAGRTPSKRFERRIEIPPKAIADRLGIAPDEPVVARTLTQLLDEEPWSIEVGHYPMDLAREVGLDVETDIKGGTARALEAAGYKEIAHFDEVTDETADADEAYRLAVPIGSPLLVVVRTAATADRVTRVMRYLRLGGRTRLIWEQGAREGLDVIAAARNRGTE
- a CDS encoding GNAT family N-acetyltransferase, with translation MTSYVMRRAAAEDLPAVMSLLDARTQWLRARDTDQWSTRAFQPVMEGAIERGETWLLCEDGQAVATLTMNTTADPDFWTHDEQTTPAFYLSKLATSLDHKGRGLGALLIDWAAGYACEHGILWLRWDVWRTNVELQNYYRSIGATPLRVVNIPGRYSGALFELSATPRADLGITTIAHTEQLPQT